TATCCGCGAGATAGAAACCCAACCGGAGGAGATCGCTGAGCAGTTCCATCATGCCGACTGGATTGATGCCCATTTACCCGACGAAAACGAACGGTCAATGCTGGAATCTCTCCTGCCTAAAGGTCTGCCGGAGTCCGACGATGTCGAGGAGATCGAAGCCTCCGCCCGCTGTTTTGTGGATCAGGCCGGGATTCATGTGCACTCGCTGTTTCTTTCACAAAGCGAAGGCCGGCATTTCACCGTGACCGTCGCGTGTATCTTGCAAAGCAAACGACTTATTACCATCCGCGAAGTGGATCCGCCCGATTTCAGGCTGCTTCGCCTGCGTGCCCGACGCGGTCAGGTGGAATGCCACAACCCGGCCGAGATGCTCGTCACCCTGCTGGAGCAGAAGGTGGAAAATCATGCGGACAACCTGGAGGACATCCACCGCCAGTTGGAAGCCGTGAGTCACTTCGTCCTGGAGGATGAGGAATCCGAGCTGGAAGAGGCCATCAGTAAACTGGCCCGGCTGGAAGACAGCAACGGAAAGATCCGCATGTGCCTGATGGATACCCAGCGGGTTATCTCGTTTTTGTTGCGGCATCTGCGCAATCAGCCCGATGCAGCGGAAACCTTGCGGGAAATCATGCGCGACGTGGAAACGCTGATGTCGCATACGACTTTCCTGTTCGATAAGATCAATTTTCTGATGGACTCCACCCAGGGGTTCATCAATATCGAACAGAACCAGATCATCAAGATTTTTTCCATTGCCGCAGTGGTCTTTCTGCCGCCGACCCTGATCGCCAGCATCTACGGGATGAACTTCGAACTGATGCCGGAGCTGAAGTGGCTGCTGGGGTATCCCTGGGCTCTTGGCCTGATGGCTGTTGCAGGGAT
This genomic interval from Desulfuromonas sp. TF contains the following:
- the corA gene encoding magnesium/cobalt transporter CorA, which translates into the protein MLRLFKISDSLIREIETQPEEIAEQFHHADWIDAHLPDENERSMLESLLPKGLPESDDVEEIEASARCFVDQAGIHVHSLFLSQSEGRHFTVTVACILQSKRLITIREVDPPDFRLLRLRARRGQVECHNPAEMLVTLLEQKVENHADNLEDIHRQLEAVSHFVLEDEESELEEAISKLARLEDSNGKIRMCLMDTQRVISFLLRHLRNQPDAAETLREIMRDVETLMSHTTFLFDKINFLMDSTQGFINIEQNQIIKIFSIAAVVFLPPTLIASIYGMNFELMPELKWLLGYPWALGLMAVAGIAPYWFFKRKGWL